In Novosphingobium sp. PP1Y, the sequence AACCATGTCGGCGGCCAGTCCAGAACGGCATCGACGAAGCGGGGATCCCGATCAATACCCATCGTCATTTGCCCATATTGGTGTGTATTTCGGCGATATAGCCGCCGGGGAACCGCACGATCGCCGCCTGACGCCCGCCAGTGGAGTAGGGAACGACGAGCGTCTCGACCCCGGCCGCCGTCGCCCTAGCGAGCGTGGCGCTGAGGTCGGCCACCTCATAACCGGTCATGTCGCGGCCATAGGGCCAGGGCAGTTGCCCGTCGGTGACGTAGACGACCATCTTGCCGTACCCGGTCTCGATTGCGACGCGGCGGATGGTCTTGCCGGGCTGGCCAACTTCGGCGCCAGGCGCCGCTCGATCATCAGAAAGGATCTTGCCGCGGGCAAAGCCGGTCCAGCCGGTGATGAAGCGATCGGCCACATCTTCGGTAAGATAGATGCGGTTTTCGGGAGTGGTGGCGAGCGGCGCGTAATTTGGTTTCGCCGTATGCCAATAGAGCTGCATGTTCACGCCGCCTGGCCACTGGATCACGGAATCGCGGCCAATAGGATCCGGGAACGTCGCGATGCGACGGATCGCGCCGTGTTTGACCGCGGAGGCGACGGCTGCGTCGATATCGGTCACGAGATAACCAGTGCGCTCGTCACCGAACGGGTAAGGGATCGGGGTTTTGAACCCGAACACCGAAACGGTCCCCGCCGGCGTCCGCGCGAGCTGCGACTTGGTCAGGCTTTTAGTCGGCGTGACCTGGAACTCGCCCTGCTTCGAGATCGAGCCGCCGAATGTCGCGACGAAACTGGCCACAAAGGCGTCGAATTTTGCTTCGGGCACATAGACATGCGTCGTATCATATTGCGGTCCGACCGAATAATCGGCGCTGGCGACCTCTTTTGCCTGGACCGGAGAAGGGGTCGGCATCGCGGCAAAGAGCGCGGTGGCGACGAGGAGGGCAGCGGGTTTCATGGCTCTTCTCCTGACCGGAGCATTGGTTCAGACGGCCCAGCAGCCGCAGCCGAGCGAGCCCCAGAAGGTCTGAACGTCATGGGCGGGCACATTTGCAGCAAGGGCTGCGGCATGATCATGGCCGTGAACCGAGCA encodes:
- a CDS encoding VOC family protein, whose amino-acid sequence is MKPAALLVATALFAAMPTPSPVQAKEVASADYSVGPQYDTTHVYVPEAKFDAFVASFVATFGGSISKQGEFQVTPTKSLTKSQLARTPAGTVSVFGFKTPIPYPFGDERTGYLVTDIDAAVASAVKHGAIRRIATFPDPIGRDSVIQWPGGVNMQLYWHTAKPNYAPLATTPENRIYLTEDVADRFITGWTGFARGKILSDDRAAPGAEVGQPGKTIRRVAIETGYGKMVVYVTDGQLPWPYGRDMTGYEVADLSATLARATAAGVETLVVPYSTGGRQAAIVRFPGGYIAEIHTNMGK